One Bos javanicus breed banteng chromosome 10, ARS-OSU_banteng_1.0, whole genome shotgun sequence genomic window, tattacgttcctcttatttttcattcatactTCTCTCTTTGTGTCTTTCTTTCCTAGTGACTAAGTCACTAGCGTTTTGTCAAGGTTTTTGTGTCTCTTTGTACATGTTCCAAAAAATTACTTAAGACATATTGTTTATAACTAACGTGGTAAGTTTGTCAGATATTTTTACCTAGAGAACAGTCCAAGTCTAGATGTAAGAAATTGTAATAACAATAAACTCTGCTTCTTTATGTACTTCAGGCAGAGACAATGGAGAGAGAGAACAGTACTGTGGTATCTGAATTTATCCTTGCTGGTCTGACTCAGTCTCAGGAtgttcagctcctggtcttcacACTGGTCTTAATTTTCTACCTCATCATCCTCCCTGGAAATTTCCTCATCATCCTCACCATCAGGTCAGACCCCAGTCTCACGGCCCCCCTCTACTTCTTCCTGGGCAACCTGGCCTTCCTGGATGCATCCTACTCCTTCATTGTGGCTCCCAGGATGCTGGTGGACTTCCTCTCTGAGAAGAAGGTGATCTCCTATACAGGCTGCATCACTCAGCTCTTCTTCTTGCACTTTCTTGGAGGAGGGGAGATGCTACTCCTAATTGTGATGGCCTTTGACCGCTACATTGCCATCTGTCGTCCTTTACACTATTCGACTGTCATGAACCCTAGAGCCTGCTATGCCTTGCTGTTGGCTCTGTGGCTTGGAGGCTTTGTTCATTCCATTATCCAAGTGGCCCTCATCCTCCGCTTGCCCTTCTGTGGTCCAAACCGACTGGACAACTTCTTCTGTGATGTGCCGCAGGTCATCAAGCTGGCCTGCACTGACACCTTTGTGGTGGAGCTGCTTATGGTCTTCAACAGTGGTCTGATGACCCTCCTGTGCTTCCTGGGCCTTCTGGCCTCCTATGCAGTCATCCTCTGCCGTGTACATGGTTCCTCCTCTGAGGGGAAGAGCAAGGCGCTGTCCACGTGCACCACTCATGTCATTATTATACTTCTCATGTTTGGGCCTGCCATCTTTATCTACACTCGTCCCTTCACAGCCTTATCAGCAGACAAAGTGGTTTCCTTTTTCCACACAGTGATCTTTCCTTTGATGAATCCTGTGATTTATACCCTTCGCAACCAGGAAGTAAAAGCTTCCATGAGGAAGATATTGAGTCAACACATGGTTTGTTGAATGGACTTTATAATAAGAAGTCTTGAAGGGGAAATTCTGGCTGAAaatcattcacttatttaaaaaatatccacgtgtatacctgtggcggattcatgttgatgtatggcaaaaccaatacaatattgtaaagttaaaaaataaaataaaatattaaaaaaaagaaaagtaaaaaaaaaaatattgtttttcattGAGTGCCTCCCATTGCCAGGTACCATTGTTGTCAATATGGGAAAGTTAtaataacaagaaaacaaacatgcTATCTTATTCAAGAACATAAAGGAAACACCAGCCTGGTTGGAGTAAGGAATAAGTGTAAGAGATTTAGTTCTTAAGTTATATATGGCTAGAGTGTCatataaataatgctttttataccaaaataaaaagttttattctattctatttgAAGTAAGAATTCATCTTAATATTTTAAGCAGGTGAGTGATTCATTCACAattgttcttttattatttagaaCAACGTTATCAAGATTCTGGGCAAAGACCAGTAAGGACAATGAATCTTCACAAGTCATATGTTATGTTACAGTCCTATTTTGAACAATTTAAAAAGCCTGAGATtcttgaaatacatatattttcctcCTTCACCCAAATTTGGTAGCAgggtaagaaaacaaaataactggTCTTATGGAAAAAAATGTCATGCAATTATTTCACTTGATTGTTTTCAGAGCTTCTTGATTATGATTAatggaaaaaattgaaaagaaaaacagctacATTTGACATGTTAACAAATATATGTGTGGCCAAAAGGCAAAGAGTGATGAAAATCTGCCCACTCCATGTGGatgtgtgagtttgtttctgtataATTACAGAGGTTTCCTCCTTAACTGAGGATGGTATAAAGGACCATCCATgcataaaattaaagtaaaaaagctGTTAAGGAAATTTgtataaatgagaaattaattcactaaacacaaaaaattaataggtgaatatgaaatagaggcctggtgtgctgcagtccatggggttgcagagttggacacaacttggagactgaacaacaacaatgaaatagataaagaagaagaaaatatggaCAACTGAAATGAATCTTCAGTTAACAGGGAGAAATGGAAAggattataaacataaaaataattttattctcaaaaaCAAACCATGAGAATAAAGACCACTGATTCTGGTTAGCTTGTAGAAGAATGTTGTTCATGTATTATCAACaataagaaaagtagaaaatagaaaattgccagtccaggtttgatgcatgatacaggatgctcggggctgatgcactgggatgacccagaggcatggtatggggagggtgtgggaggggagttcagtatggggaacacatgtacatctgtggtggattcatgtcaatgtatggcaaaaccaatacaatattgtaaagtaattagcctccaattaaaataaataaatttatattaaaaaataaaagtagaaaatgataATTACACTTTTCTATGAGGCCATCAGAGAGTGGATGAAGCAAAGAAGCCTTTGTGTTGAGCTCCAGAGAAAGGCAGAGCCTGTGTAGAAGAGCAGAGAGCTATGGTAGCTCCATAATTGTGGGCAAGTACCTAGTACGGATATGGGGATATGGTGGTGTGATCCTGACATGGACTGAGATATTTTGTAGAGGTGAGAGGAAAAATAAGGTGACCTTTTATGATACGTGGGATGTGGACAGATTAGCATCTGAGAAAGCTCCAAACACAAAAATAGATAGCTCACTCATGAATTTCTCCCTCACTCCCACTGACACCTATACCAGTAATTTgctcagaaaaggagaaatggaggaagaaatgaaaatcaatgcTTACTGCTGtcttcactgatagctcagttggtaaagaatccacctgcaatgctggagacctggcttcgatccctgggttgggaagatcccctggagaagagaaaggctacccactccagtattctggcttggagaattccatggactgtatagtcaatggggtcatagagttggacacagctgagggactttcacttcacattggCTGATGCATATTCTCAGCCATCATTATAGTATTCGATGTTGATATCTACAGAATTGTCATAAGGGCAACAAAACTATAAGAATTATTGCTCAAAATCATTTCAGTTCTGACAAAATTGAAGATATAGGTTCTTTGGTAGCAGTGGCAAGACACTGAAGGTAAAACTACTCTGGCTAAATTCCATATAATTAAAGACGATTTCAAGCTCAAGCTCAATAACCCTTTGAAAGAATCTGAAAGATTAGATCCTCATTCTACCTGTTATATAGAGGAAAAGGATTTAACTCCCTAAAACACTAGGCaaaatatagttcagttcagttcagttgctcagtcgtgtccgattctttgcaaccccatgaatcgcagcacgccaggcctccctgtccatcaccaactcccggagttcactcagactcacgtccatcgagtcagtgatgccatccagccatctcatcctctgtcgtccccttctcctcctgcccccaatccctcccagcatcagagtcttttccaatgagtcaactcttcacatgaggtggccaaagtactggagtttcagctttagcatcattccttccaaagaaatcccagggctgatctccttcagaatggactggttggatctccttgcagtccaagggactctcaagagtcttctccaacaccacagttcaaaagcatcaattcttcggcgctcagccttcttcacagtccaactctcacatccatacatgaccactggaaaaaccatagccttgactagatggacctttgttggcaaagtaatgtctctgcttttgaatatgctatctaggttggtcataactttccttccaaggagtaagcgtcttttaatttcatggctgcagtcaccatctgcagtgattttggagcccaaaaaataaagtctgacactgtttccactgtttccccatctatttcccatgaagtgatgggaccggatgccatgatctttgttttccgaatgttgagctttaagccaactttttcactctccactttcactttcattaagaggttttttagttcctcttcactttctgccataagggtggtgtcatctgcatatgtgaggttattggtatttctcccggcaatcttgattccagcttgtgtttcttccagtccagcgtttctcatgatgtactctgtatataagttaaataagcagggtgacaatatacagccttgacatactccttttcctatttggaaccagtctgttgttccatgtccaattaacttttgcttcctgacctgtatcaggtggcaaattattggagcttcagcttcaccatcagtccttctattgaatattcagttgatttcctttatagattatactccattaaaagttattttaatataatggctataattctttgtgctgtataatatattcttattgcttatctgttttatacataatagtttgtatctcttaatccatACCACTAAtgtgccttttctctttcctcttgcctTTGGTGAGCACTAGTTTATATTCTATATCTTGAGTCTATCTCTGTTTGGCATATACATTCTTTTGTAATACTTttctacattccacatataagtgatatcatataatatttgtcattctttgtctgacttattaagaataatatttttgggtctaatcaatattttaaaaaataaataataatttaaaaaccatgataaaataaatactaaatttaGATAAAGTCTGAATTAGTAATAGCATCATTTTGGGCCATATTGGAAtctgaagcaaaaggaaaaaatctgtAATGTTGATGTCTTTATTGTGAAAAAGTGATATCCTGTTCATAACTTTTACACTATAGCttttaaatattgcattaaaatagTATTCATCTTGATTACTAAGGCATTTGGTATCAGGATAAATTTTGAGCCAGAGGCAATACCTCACTTGCCTCATCCTCATCTGGACTCTTACTTGCCTCCTCAGTATATATAGCAACAATCTCTCATCATTTATttacacttttttctctttttgattttattttaagatgtaaataaacttttcttaacttttatttacttttgacctAACTAATAGGCTTCCAACAGAGTTGTATTATCTCAAGTCACTGATAGGATTTTGGTGTTAGAATTCAGGATTAACCCCCTGGGGCATTAGATgacatattctaaaatatttgccCTTTACAAAGCTTTGGTATTTTCTTTGCCAAATTCAGTTGACATAATAACTCGCTTTGGAAATAGTCAGCAGGGTGTGGCAGTCTCAAATCTCCAaagcattttctccatttcatcATAAAGAGGAGATTTCAAACTCTAATGTTCTCTATGTGATTGCAAATATTTATGAACAGTGACAAGAATGGTCAGTTAATGTTTTATGGAATGTGGAGGTTGGCAACATTGTGAGAGCAACATAAAACTTGGAATTTCAAATTTCTGGAGTTTGGGAGCTACTCATGTTTATGAGAAATGAGAAGAGGACAATAGAAAAAATACTGTAACTATTCTACTGGTTCATCAGCTGCCTTGGAATGAAATGGAGTAGAGGTCAGAGTTTGAGCAAGAATAGTCAGAGGCTTAGGTCTGAATTCGTGAGTGTGGCATTTTCTACCCTCTCCCCAGTAgacttccatctcttcttgatgcTTAGAAATACTTTAATGGTGGACACTTTTATTCGATTACCATAATTGAAATGATCAATAGCTTTCAGAGAGTTGACATGTGGTTTAAAACCAAGGAGCATACTTAAAATTGATAACCAACAAGACCCTATGGTATGGtgcagggaactctgttcaatgttatgtggtaggctggatgggagggcagtttgggggtaaatgggtatatgtatatatataactatggctgagttgctttgctgttcacctgaaactatcacaatattgtcaatcagctatacgcaaatataaaacaaaatgttttaaaaagaaaaaaaaaacccaatgagCATGCAAATTactgatatattttcttttctttttaaacttagaTGAAAGATAGGTGAAAAGGCTAAGGCTCCAGAgaaataattaaaagattttatgAGTTTCTAGAACATTAGCCCAGATCTCTTATTTTCCATACTCAACATATTTAACAGTTTCAACTGTTCCCTATTTTTTATTCATCAACATAGGACTTTGATGGTTAGATAGGAAGTTGTGAAACTGAGAAAATCTTGATACACAAACAGCTGACTGCGTTGGGAACTTTACATGAAAGCTATTTAATCTTTAGTTGTTTCACTGAATGAGACATTTGGATTTGTGTAACCACCATCACCCAGGGTTCATCCTAAAGACACTGACAAAGGCTCTAGTGCAGTATGTCCTTTCATTAGACACATttgtataataaattatatttattttaataaaatatttgaagggcTAGTTTTGATTTGAACTTACTTGAATGAGTTATTATTACCATCACCACCTCAATTTTGATCCTCATAGCACTGCTGTCCATTAGATATTTTATTAATGAATGAATTTCCTGGCTGAAGACCCATACACTCGTTTAGTGCTTTGTATATTCATCATCAGCATCAGTATCAATTACATATTTGGTGATGTTTTTAACCTAATTCACATTTTTTTGTAATATGTAAAAAgttaatttgtatttaatttataaGCTTTAACCAATTGCACTCAAATTTTTggacactttattttattttttaaattttattttatttttaaactttacataattgtattagttttgccaaatatcaaaatgaatctgccacaggaatacatgtgttccccatcctgaaccctcctccctcctccctccccataccatccctctgggtcgtcccagtgcactagccccaagcatccagtatcgtgcatcgaacctggactggcatctcatttcatacgtgatattttacatgtttcaatgccattctcccaaatcttcccaccctctccctctcccacagagtccataagactgttctatacatcagtgtctcttttgctgtctcgtacacagggttattgttaccatctttctaaattccatatatatgcgttagtatactgtattggtgtttttccttctggcttacttcactctgtataataggctccagtttcatccacctcattagaactgattcaaatgtattctttttaatggctgagtaatactccactgtgtatatgtaccatagctttcttatccattcatctgctggtggacatctaggttgcttccatgtcctggctattataaacagtgctgcgatgaacattggggtacacgtgtctctttcccttctggtttccttagtgtgtatgcccagcagtgggattgctggatcataaggcagttctatttccagttttttaaggaatctccacactgttctccatagaggctgtactagtttgcattcccaccaacagtgtaagagggttcccttttctccacatcctctccagtatttattatttgtagacttttggattgcagccattctgactggtgtgaaatggtacctcatagtggttttgatttgcatttctctgatagagtgatgttgagcatcttttcatgtgtttgttagccatctgtatgtctttattttttttaattttatttaatttaactttacaatattgtattggttttgccatatatcaaaatgaatctgccacaggtatacatttgttccaCTAGAATGACAGCAATGAGATTTCCttttgaaaggagagagaaagagaaaagagagacaatAAGGAAGGAAACATGGAGAAACATTTCAAAGAGATGGGGAAGTAAGCTCCTTGGGTCTCCATATGCCTGGCTCCAGGAGCTGGTCTCAACAGTTTGCCCTACAGGCAGCCACAGCATTGCCTGATGTTGTTTGTGTCTCTGCTCTGAGTGAGGGAGGCTGTCCCCTTGGCCTTCCTATTCCTCTACTGTATCATCACtgccagagtcggacacatctcCTAATTAGCTGAAGTGCCAAGGAAGATTAGGGATATAGTGGTGAGAGTTTAAATTTCTTTCAGGCTTTTCTGACAACATTTCCCCTACTAATCTGGCTAACATAGACTATTTGATTCTGAAAGGGCCATATTTTGTAGGATATTTTTCACAATTGTATTTTATCTTACCTAGAAAAATGTTCATCTGATACATAGTCTCTGGTTCTATGCCAGCCACAATTTCAGAATAATAGAcccagaaaatatatatatatgaaaagaggacaaggaaagaaaattgatGAAATATGTCAGGTACTGTGGAATCTTGTCTGCTGGGTAACAGAGAAAAAGGCAAGATGAATGATAGGAAATAGGCAGAGTAGAAAAGCCTATAACCCTCAATCAAAAAACCCATCAGAAATCCTCTGATGTCTTAAAGATATCATCAAACACAGACACATCATAAAATGACCAATTCTGAGTGAGTTTGTGGGATGCACAAAACCTAAGAATAAGTAGAAGGGGCTCTTCATTTATATTCCTGGTTTTCCTGGGTGTAATTTTATAGGCAGATGATGGAATGAATGTTGAGATAATGTTTGTCTAAGGCGGAGAAAAGTTAAGAAGCAAGATCAGAAGttaccaaatatttttattacaattttgaGAGTCtgcaaaatattttgtattataattCTATGTGGGTCCCATTTTGCCActgtgtgtgcatgggtgtgcatgtgtgaatgtggatgtgtgcacatgtatgcagtgtttgtatacatatatatgctgatattttaaaataagacttcAATAAATTCCATCTGTATTCATAACACCTATATATTAGCCATTGTATTCAGCTCTAGAGAGACTTAAAACAGATATTTCTAATGTTCCTAAAATATGTACAATGCACTGTATAGACTTactgtttttttcacttttccttttttttttttaactcacacCTATCTTTCTTTTCTAAGTACTAAGTCACTAGCTTTGTCTTTCAAGGTTTTTATCCTCCTCTTTATATCCAATATTTCACAGAACTTAAGACAACTGTGCTTGTTAAATATTATGcagaatattaatatatactgCATTGTATTTTTCTGTAGATTAgcaattttcatatttaaaaacatttcatatCGACCACAAAATTTTTTTGAGCATATGccttaaatatatgtgtatatatttataaagtttatataccattatattaatatataatacttcTTAAATGCAGGATTTTGAAAAGATAGAATGAAAAGCCAgtgatatgtgcatatatatgcataattatGTACATGTAATACATATTTACACTATTTTATTATCACTCTTCATTGGATCATCATATTGACCTTTTTGGAATGAGCCTACACCACTAAACAGACTGAGCATTAAAACTGGATTCTGCTCTCCTgcaatgactgctgctgctgctgctaagtcgcttcagtcatgtccgactctgtgcgaccccatagacaacagcccaccaggttcccccatccctgggattctccaggcaagaacactggagtgggttgccatttccttctccaatgcatgaaagtgagaagtgaaagtgaagtcgctcagttgtgtccgactcttagtgaccccatggactgtagcccaccaagctcctgcatccatggtattctccaggcaagagtattgaagtggggtgccattgccttctcccctgcaATGACTAGTATTCTTTTAATTATACAGTGTTAAGCCTCTAAGCTTATTTTTAGTTATTCAAATATACCAAAAAGAGCATTCATTGATTAAATCTGTGCtaataatttctttatatatttcaacTGAATAGTACGTACTCACATTCTTCTGCTAATAgtaacaataaagaaaactcaTTCTAAAGTTAAGTGCTGCTACCATAGTAGCTTTAGTTCTCTTGTCTTGGAAAGGAATGGATTAGACTATAGGATCTTATTGCTCTTTACCTCTCCTGTATGCTATGATTTTTTGTGTTaatataactaatttaaaaaatgtatcctgGAAAATTTGTATTGTGACCTGTTGTTTTTTGACAGGCTCTCCCTTGGGCATCATGCTGGTCTCAGAGAAAGAAGGAGATTGGGAGAATGTAGTAAAGAattgggagcttcccaggtggcttagtagtaaagaatctgcctgccaaaaaggagatgagggtttgatccctaggatgggaagatccccaggttgggaagatcccctggagaaggaaatggctacaatccatagggttgccaaaGAAACACAGCTTtgtgaagaacaacaacaacaataaggaaTTGAGACTGAGAGAGTGTAATGAAGTTGTGTAGTTCAAGGAAGGAGTGGCTACATAAGCAATGCTTCACCAGGGATATAGCTGCAACCTACCTCTAAATGATGGGGAAAGTAGAGTTATTGTTGGAAACTGGTGACCAGCTTGGAGTCAGAGCAATACAAGGACATCAGGTCAGAGGAGGACAATAAGAGAAAACAGAGAGCAAGGCAGAGAGTTAGCAGGCGAAAATGGGAATTCCACAAAAGTTTGTGTTGGTGGATGAGGTGCAAAGTGTGTAATTCCAAGCAAGCTGCTAAGTCTCAAGCACAGTACAACCACCAAAATGCAAAGATCTTGATATTTGGAGTTATGTTGTATCTCAATCAGGAAATTTTTCCTATGACTCAAGAAGGCAGGAATCCCAAGAAGATACAGGACACTAGCCTCTGAGAGTGGACCGCAGTGCTGCAGAAGCACATGGCTGAATGGGGATAAGACTGTAGAGTTGAGAAAggtgatttgtttgttttaaatctagAGGAGGGAAACGTTCAGTGTTTTCCCAGGTTATTGGAAAGGGTTGAAACATTGTTTATAACTGAAGTGGTGAATATGTCAGATATTTGTAGGAAGACAACAACGTGGGTCTAGATGTGAgaaattataataacaataaactcTGCTTCTTTATGTACTGCAGGCAGAGAGGATGGAGAATGAGAACAGTACGGAGGTGACAGAATTCATCCTTGGTGGTCTGACTCAATCTCAAAATATTCAGCTCCTGGTGTTTGCCCTAGTCTTAATTTTCTACCTTATCATCCTCCCTGGAAATTTCCTCATCATCCTCACCATCAGGTCAGACCCCAGTCTCACGGCCCCCCTCTACTTCTTCCTGGGCAACCTGGCCTTCCTGGATGCATCCTACTCCTTCATTGTGGCTCCCAGGATGCTGGTGGACTTCCTCTCTGAGAAGAAGGTGATCTCCTATACAGGCTGCATCACTCAGCTCTTCTTCTTGCACTTtcttggaggaggggagggattaCTCCTTGTCGTGATGGCCTTTGACCGCTACATTGCCATCTGTCGTCCTTTACACTATTCGACTGTCATGAACCCTAGAGCCTGCTATGCCTTGCTGTTGGCTCTGTGGCTTGGAGGCTTTGTTCATTCCATTATCCAAGTGGCCCTCATCCTCCGCTTGCCCTTCTGTGGTCCAAACCAACTGGACAACTTCTTCTGTGATGTGCCGCAGGTCATCAAGCTGGCCTGCACTGACACCTTTGTGGTGGAGCTCCTGATGGTCTTCAACAGTGGTCTGATGACCCTCCTGTGCTTCCTGGGCCTTCTGGCCTCCTATGCGGTCATCCTCTGCCGTGTACATGGTTCCTCCTCTGAGGGGAAGAGCAAGGCGCTGTCCACGTGCACCACCCACATCATCGTTATATTTCTCATGTTCGGGCCTGGCATCTTTATCTACACCCGCCCCTTCAGAGCCTTCCCAGCTGACAAGGTGGTTTCTCTCTTCCACACAGTGATCTTTCCCCTGTTAAACCCTGTGATTTATACTCTTCGCAACCAGGAAATAAAAGCATCTGTGAAAAGGCTGTTTAGTCAGCACTTAGCCtgataaaaagtggaaaaaatgaatatgaaaataatgactggagaatttcatgtgAAATGAAGGTATTCATTTTCAAAACACTGCTTTTATTGATCACCTCCCATTTGTCTAGGCTGTACTAGGCCCTGGGTGAAAGAGCTACTACTGAGGCAGGTAAAGTCACTGTCCTCTGAAGTTACAATCTGGTAAGAATAGACAGCCaataacatagaaaataaacagtatagtttcaagaatata contains:
- the LOC133255374 gene encoding olfactory receptor 4N2, producing MENENSTEVTEFILGGLTQSQNIQLLVFALVLIFYLIILPGNFLIILTIRSDPSLTAPLYFFLGNLAFLDASYSFIVAPRMLVDFLSEKKVISYTGCITQLFFLHFLGGGEGLLLVVMAFDRYIAICRPLHYSTVMNPRACYALLLALWLGGFVHSIIQVALILRLPFCGPNQLDNFFCDVPQVIKLACTDTFVVELLMVFNSGLMTLLCFLGLLASYAVILCRVHGSSSEGKSKALSTCTTHIIVIFLMFGPGIFIYTRPFRAFPADKVVSLFHTVIFPLLNPVIYTLRNQEIKASVKRLFSQHLA
- the LOC133255373 gene encoding olfactory receptor 4N2-like encodes the protein MERENSTVVSEFILAGLTQSQDVQLLVFTLVLIFYLIILPGNFLIILTIRSDPSLTAPLYFFLGNLAFLDASYSFIVAPRMLVDFLSEKKVISYTGCITQLFFLHFLGGGEMLLLIVMAFDRYIAICRPLHYSTVMNPRACYALLLALWLGGFVHSIIQVALILRLPFCGPNRLDNFFCDVPQVIKLACTDTFVVELLMVFNSGLMTLLCFLGLLASYAVILCRVHGSSSEGKSKALSTCTTHVIIILLMFGPAIFIYTRPFTALSADKVVSFFHTVIFPLMNPVIYTLRNQEVKASMRKILSQHMVC